A section of the Candidatus Desulfarcum epimagneticum genome encodes:
- a CDS encoding Cob(I)yrinic acid a,c-diamide adenosyltransferase, with translation MKGYTQVYTGNGKGKTTASLGLSLRAAGAGLKVYIAQFAKMGDYSEIKALERFPDLITIEQFGLGKFIKGKPSEKDIASAKTGLEKAKAALSSGEYDVVILEEANVAVTCGLFDVQTLLDIVETKPDHVELLITGRGAAPEIIEKADLVTEMKEIKHYFSKGVNARTGIEM, from the coding sequence ATGAAAGGATACACCCAGGTTTACACCGGAAACGGAAAAGGCAAAACCACAGCGTCCCTCGGACTCTCCCTGAGGGCGGCCGGGGCGGGTCTCAAAGTCTATATCGCCCAGTTTGCGAAAATGGGGGATTACAGCGAGATCAAAGCGCTGGAGCGCTTCCCGGACCTCATCACAATCGAGCAGTTCGGCCTCGGAAAATTTATCAAAGGAAAGCCTTCTGAAAAGGACATCGCCTCGGCGAAAACGGGACTTGAAAAGGCGAAGGCGGCCCTGTCATCCGGGGAATACGACGTGGTGATCCTGGAGGAGGCCAACGTGGCCGTCACATGCGGCCTTTTTGACGTCCAGACCCTTCTGGACATCGTGGAGACAAAGCCGGACCACGTGGAGCTGCTGATCACCGGCCGGGGGGCGGCCCCGGAAATCATCGAAAAGGCCGATCTGGTCACTGAAATGAAAGAAATCAAACATTATTTTTCCAAAGGGGTCAACGCCAGGACCGGAATCGAGATGTGA
- a CDS encoding conserved membrane hypothetical protein (Evidence 4 : Unknown function but conserved in other organisms) — protein MTDIFLKSALVIWIYATVWFGVSIVKQRNDVADIAWGPGYILVCLACLFFGESSPRLFLLCALILIWGIRLAAHIYVRNQKKKEDSRYLKWRREWRRFFYIRSYLQVFALQGFFLLLIVCPAVIVSAFPQPALGVWDLIGTGVWLVGFYFEAVGDFQLARFAGDPANRGKILKTGLWRYSRHPNYFGEVCLWWGIFLIACASPKGLYAIVSPLTITVLILLVSGIPMLEKPYEGDPEYEAYKRATSAFFPRPPKKVQGDDWRDRSDVF, from the coding sequence ATGACCGACATTTTCTTAAAATCAGCCCTGGTCATCTGGATCTACGCCACCGTCTGGTTCGGCGTCTCCATCGTCAAACAAAGAAATGACGTGGCGGACATCGCCTGGGGCCCCGGCTATATTTTAGTGTGCCTGGCGTGTCTTTTCTTCGGTGAATCCTCGCCCCGTCTTTTTCTTTTATGCGCGCTGATTTTGATATGGGGAATCCGACTGGCCGCGCATATTTATGTTCGGAACCAAAAGAAAAAAGAGGACAGCCGCTATCTCAAATGGCGCCGGGAGTGGCGGCGCTTTTTTTACATCCGCTCCTACCTCCAGGTATTTGCGCTTCAGGGTTTTTTCCTTCTTTTGATTGTCTGCCCGGCGGTCATTGTGAGCGCCTTTCCCCAGCCGGCGCTCGGCGTTTGGGATCTCATCGGGACAGGCGTCTGGCTTGTGGGATTTTACTTTGAGGCGGTGGGGGATTTTCAGCTGGCCCGATTCGCGGGCGATCCCGCCAACCGGGGAAAAATTCTCAAAACCGGCCTGTGGCGATATTCCCGCCACCCCAACTATTTCGGCGAGGTGTGCCTCTGGTGGGGGATTTTTCTCATCGCATGCGCTTCCCCAAAGGGCCTTTACGCCATCGTCAGCCCCCTGACCATCACGGTTTTGATTCTCCTTGTGTCCGGGATTCCCATGCTGGAAAAACCATATGAGGGCGATCCCGAGTATGAGGCGTACAAGAGAGCCACCAGCGCGTTTTTTCCCCGGCCCCCGAAAAAAGTTCAGGGGGATGATTGGCGGGACCGCTCAGACGTTTTTTGA
- a CDS encoding conserved membrane hypothetical protein (Evidence 4 : Unknown function but conserved in other organisms), protein MKTSSIVILYILTACVFFAVDMIWLGFAARGVYKKYLGAFLRPDINWTAAVIFYLLFVAGILIFAVFPALEKASWARAAILGALFGFFAYAAYDLTNLATLKGWPLPIVFIDMAWGTFLCGIVGLAGFWMGSALK, encoded by the coding sequence ATGAAAACATCGTCCATTGTCATCCTTTACATTCTCACGGCATGCGTTTTTTTTGCCGTGGACATGATCTGGCTGGGGTTCGCGGCCCGGGGCGTCTACAAAAAATACCTGGGCGCTTTTTTAAGGCCGGACATCAACTGGACCGCCGCCGTCATTTTTTACCTGCTGTTCGTGGCCGGAATCCTGATATTCGCCGTTTTCCCGGCCCTGGAAAAGGCCTCATGGGCAAGGGCGGCGATTCTGGGCGCCCTTTTTGGATTTTTCGCCTACGCCGCCTATGACCTCACCAACCTGGCCACATTAAAAGGCTGGCCTTTGCCCATCGTGTTCATTGATATGGCCTGGGGAACTTTTTTATGCGGGATCGTGGGCCTGGCGGGATTTTGGATGGGGAGCGCGTTGAAATAA
- a CDS encoding Antitoxin, whose protein sequence is MKAYTYSEARKKFPEVLDVARFEEVMIKRRSGESFVVKYKSLPKSPFDVPGIRTKASTQDILDAIRQSRSRSQQ, encoded by the coding sequence ATGAAGGCATACACATATTCCGAGGCCCGTAAAAAATTTCCCGAGGTTTTAGATGTCGCGCGCTTTGAGGAAGTGATGATTAAACGCCGGAGTGGGGAATCCTTCGTGGTCAAGTATAAGTCCCTTCCGAAATCGCCTTTTGATGTTCCCGGAATTCGAACAAAAGCCTCCACACAGGACATACTTGACGCGATAAGGCAGTCCCGTTCGCGGTCTCAGCAATAA
- a CDS encoding putative nucleic acid-binding protein, contains PIN domain (Evidence 3 : Putative function from multiple computational evidences) has product MALSRRLPANPAGAAVFFKFSILFFDRPPREPLILTKKVNSRNIDCVKIIADTNTFLAVALNEPEKSEIIKLTIGHDLIAPDVLPFEIGNALSAIFKMRRIDFDEVLAAWDSVQEIPVELWKIDIRSALRIATTFNIYAYDAYFLECAATSQFPLLTLDKRMRSVAQKMKIRTLEIKK; this is encoded by the coding sequence TTGGCTCTTTCCAGGCGGCTCCCGGCAAATCCGGCCGGGGCCGCCGTTTTTTTTAAATTTTCCATTCTCTTTTTCGATCGTCCCCCGCGCGAGCCCTTAATCTTGACAAAAAAGGTGAATAGTCGTAACATTGACTGCGTGAAAATCATAGCGGACACAAATACTTTTCTGGCGGTGGCTCTTAATGAGCCTGAAAAATCAGAGATAATAAAGTTGACGATTGGACATGATCTCATCGCCCCGGATGTGTTGCCTTTTGAAATAGGCAACGCGTTGTCTGCGATTTTTAAAATGCGACGAATAGATTTCGATGAGGTTCTCGCGGCATGGGATTCTGTTCAGGAAATTCCAGTTGAGTTGTGGAAAATTGATATTCGGAGCGCCCTGAGGATCGCGACCACTTTCAATATTTACGCATATGACGCTTATTTTTTGGAATGCGCCGCCACTTCGCAATTTCCATTGCTCACTCTTGATAAACGCATGAGATCGGTCGCGCAAAAAATGAAAATCCGAACTCTGGAGATCAAAAAATGA
- a CDS encoding conserved hypothetical protein (Evidence 4 : Unknown function but conserved in other organisms), whose translation MRHFKVLIVTLVVLSVAALGSDVFARMGQRAGQGGMGMGHGMGMGPGMGMGPGNLTPEELKLFQDERAAFMTETQTLSQGLYQKNLELKSELAKAKPNAARAAKIQKEISSTRASLDQKRLDHMLKLNKIKPGLGGMGGGMGMMKHGMGRGRMGGGGMGGTPPCMPAQ comes from the coding sequence ATGAGACATTTTAAAGTATTGATCGTGACCCTCGTGGTTCTGAGCGTGGCGGCCCTGGGCTCCGACGTCTTTGCCCGAATGGGACAACGAGCCGGACAGGGCGGAATGGGCATGGGGCATGGAATGGGAATGGGTCCCGGAATGGGCATGGGTCCCGGAAACCTGACCCCCGAGGAATTGAAGCTTTTCCAGGATGAGCGGGCCGCTTTTATGACCGAAACCCAGACGCTCAGTCAGGGCCTGTACCAGAAAAATCTCGAATTGAAAAGCGAGCTGGCCAAGGCCAAGCCGAACGCGGCCAGGGCCGCCAAGATACAGAAAGAGATTTCCTCCACCCGGGCCAGTCTGGACCAGAAACGCCTGGACCACATGCTCAAACTCAATAAGATCAAGCCCGGCCTCGGCGGCATGGGAGGCGGAATGGGCATGATGAAACACGGCATGGGCCGGGGAAGGATGGGAGGAGGCGGCATGGGCGGAACTCCCCCGTGCATGCCTGCCCAGTAG
- a CDS encoding conserved hypothetical protein (Evidence 4 : Unknown function but conserved in other organisms) produces MDENVLKEISGRIKNGGLACADAFDIAASLGVSPKQVGEAADSRDVSLTACQLGLFGHSPDKKIVQPRQTSDRKLMDAIRDASGENGLDCAEAWKIAERFGIPKLKLAHICEGAGVKFRRCQLGAF; encoded by the coding sequence ATGGATGAAAACGTCTTAAAAGAGATATCCGGACGGATCAAAAACGGCGGGCTGGCCTGCGCGGACGCCTTTGACATCGCCGCTTCCCTGGGCGTTTCGCCGAAACAGGTGGGGGAGGCGGCCGATTCCCGGGATGTCTCGCTCACAGCCTGCCAACTGGGTTTGTTCGGCCACAGTCCTGATAAGAAGATCGTTCAGCCCCGGCAGACATCCGACCGAAAGCTCATGGACGCCATCCGGGACGCGTCGGGAGAAAACGGCCTGGACTGCGCCGAAGCATGGAAGATCGCGGAGCGCTTCGGCATCCCGAAACTGAAGCTCGCCCATATCTGCGAGGGCGCCGGAGTTAAATTCCGGCGCTGCCAGCTGGGGGCCTTTTGA
- the coaD gene encoding Phosphopantetheine adenylyltransferase — translation MEKIAIYPGSFDPVTNGHIDIVQRGLKLFDKIIVAILHNPNKKCLFTVEERIALLKEGLKDAPNVEVDAFCGLSMDYAAQKGALAVLRGMRAVSDFEFEFQLALMNRKLNREIQTVFLMTGLRWIFTSSSIIKEAAQFGANIEDMVPPAVNRKLKEKMGPACL, via the coding sequence ATGGAAAAAATCGCCATCTATCCCGGCTCGTTTGATCCCGTGACCAACGGGCACATCGATATCGTTCAAAGGGGCCTGAAGCTGTTTGACAAAATCATTGTGGCCATTTTGCACAACCCCAACAAAAAATGCCTGTTCACTGTGGAGGAAAGAATCGCCCTTTTGAAAGAGGGGCTCAAAGACGCCCCCAACGTCGAAGTGGACGCCTTTTGCGGTCTTTCGATGGATTACGCGGCCCAGAAAGGGGCGCTGGCGGTGCTTCGGGGTATGCGGGCGGTTTCGGATTTTGAATTTGAGTTTCAGCTGGCGTTGATGAATCGGAAGCTCAACCGCGAGATTCAGACCGTTTTCCTCATGACGGGCCTTCGGTGGATTTTCACCAGCTCTTCCATTATCAAGGAAGCGGCGCAGTTCGGCGCCAACATTGAGGACATGGTTCCGCCCGCGGTCAACCGGAAACTCAAAGAAAAGATGGGGCCGGCCTGTCTTTAG